A stretch of Castanea sativa cultivar Marrone di Chiusa Pesio chromosome 2, ASM4071231v1 DNA encodes these proteins:
- the LOC142624715 gene encoding calcium uniporter protein 3, mitochondrial-like: MAFRKTLAQRLFYITKVSNQTVANCRVSSSSIRTRVPPDPDKPAIGSDPGDKSIFRRFLHKGTAFQPELRSLPIGENMLEKLKSMGIARDRIRLDGLSPPAAERPEVTVDHARKLLRVAQLEAVKTRLREIQQSWISYPDFVRVCSEGCSDPDQGLRLAKMLDESGTVIVLGNNVLLRPEQVAKVLQTLIPMPGGNPNDPRLKELEEMEKQKAEIDKKADILVRRELWGGLGFLVLQTAGFMRLTFWELSWDVMEPICFYLTSMYCMAGYTFFLRTSKEPSFEGFYRSRFQSKQKRLMKINNFDIAKYDALQRACYPNSVFSEQAATSTGPIGKVHFGTINH; the protein is encoded by the exons ATGGCGTTTAGAAAGACGCTGGCTCAGCGTCTTTTCTATATAACGAAGGTCTCAAATCAGACCGTAGCGAATTGCCGGGTTTCTTCCTCTTCGATCCGGACCCGGGTCCCGCCCGATCCGGACAAGCCCGCCATTGGTTCGGATCCCGGAGACAAGAGCATTTTCCGGAGGTTTCTTCACAAGGGTACTGCTTTTCAGCCGGAGCTCCGGTCACTACCGATCGGGGAGAACATGCTGGAGAAGCTGAAATCCATGGGCATTGCCCGGGACAGGATCCGACTGGATGGTCTGAGTCCGCCGGCGGCGGAGAGGCCGGAGGTGACGGTGGACCATGCCAGGAAGTTACTGAGGGTGGCGCAGTTGGAAGCGGTGAAAACGAGGCTGAGAGAGATCCAGCAAAGTTGGATTTCTTATCCGGACTTTGTTCGGGTTTGCAGTGAAGGGTGTTCGGATCCGGATCAGGGTCTCAGGCTCGCAAAGATGCTTGATGAGTCTGGAACCGTTATCGTCTTGGGAAACAACGTGTTACTCAGACCTGAGcag GTTGCCAAAGTCCTCCAAACTCTTATTCCTATGCCTGGAGGCAATCCAAATGACCCCAGACTAAAGGAGCTGGAAGAGATGGAAAAGCAGAAGGCTGAAATTGACAAAAAGGCCGACATCTTGGTTCGCCGGGAACTCTGGGGTGGACTGGGGTTCCTGGTGTTGCAAACAGCAGGGTTCATGAGGCTAACATTTTGGGAGCTATCATGGGATGTTATGGAGCCAATTTGCTTCTACCTTACTTCAATGTACTGCATGGCTGGATATACATTCTTCCTCAGGACCTCCAAAGAGCCTTCTTTTGAAGGCTTCTATCGAAGTCGGTTCCAATCAAAGCAGAAGCGCCTCATGAAAATCAACAATTTTGACATTGCAAAGTATGATGCTCTCCAAAGAGCTTGTTATCCCAATTCAGTGTTTTCAGAACAGGCAGCCACTTCAACTGGTCCAATTGGAAAAGTTCATTTTGGTACTATAAACCATTAA